The Corvus cornix cornix isolate S_Up_H32 chromosome 12, ASM73873v5, whole genome shotgun sequence genome includes a window with the following:
- the GATA2 gene encoding LOW QUALITY PROTEIN: endothelial transcription factor GATA-2 (The sequence of the model RefSeq protein was modified relative to this genomic sequence to represent the inferred CDS: inserted 2 bases in 2 codons) translates to MEVATDQPRWMAHHAVLNGQHPESHHPGLAHNYMEPAQLLPPDEVDVFFNHLDSQGNPYYANSAHARARVSYSQAHARLTGSQMCRPHLIHSPGIPWLDSSKAALSAHHHNPWTVSPFTKTPLHPSAAGAPGAISVYPGSSTSSTASVSSLTPASHSGSHLFGXPPTPPKEVSPDPNSTSAASPSSSAGARQEDKDSIKYQVSLSEXMKMESASPLRSSLTSMGAQPSTHHPIPTYPSYVPAAHDYSSSLFHPGSFLGGPASSFTPKPRSKARSCSEGRECVNCGATATPLWRRDGTGHYLCNACGLYHKMNGQNRPLIKPKRRLSAARRAGTCCANCQTTTTTLWRRNANGDPVCNACGLYYKLHNVNRPLTMKKEGIQTRNRKMSNKSKKSKKGSECFEELSKCMQEKSSPFSAAALASHMAPMGHLPPFSHSGHILPTPTPIHPSSSISFGHPHPSSMVTAMG, encoded by the exons ATGGAGGTGGCCACGGATCAGCCTCGCTGGATGGCCCACCACGCCGTGCTCAACGGGCAGCACCCCGAGAGCCACCACCCCGGGCTAGCTCACAACTACATGGAACCAGCGCAGCTCCTACCTCCGGATGAAGTCGACGTCTTCTTCAACCACCTGGACTCCCAGGGCAACCCTTACTACGCCAATTCCGCCCACGCCCGGGCCAGGGTCTCCTACAGCCAGGCACACG CCCGCCTGACCGGGAGTCAAATGTGCCGGCCTCATCTTATCCACAGCCCCGGGATCCCTTGGCTGGACAGCAGCAAGGCGGCACTGTCTGCCCATCACCACAACCCCTGGACCGTCAGCCCCTTCACCAAGACACCCCTGCACCCCTCGGCGGCCGGAGCGCCTGGAGCCATCTCGGTGTACCCGGGCAGTAGCACCTCCAGCACCGCCTCCGTGTCTTCGCTCACCCCGGCCTCGCACTCCGGCTCCCACCTCTTCG TTCCCCCGACCCCTCCCAAGGAAGTGTCCCCAGACCCCAACTCCACCAGCGCCGcctccccttcttcctctgccGGGGCTCGGCAGGAGGACAAAGACAGCATCAAGTACCAAGTGTCGCTGTCGG GGATGAAGATGGAGAGCGCCAGCCCGCTCAGAAGCAGCCTCACCAGCATGGGGGCCCAGCCCTCCACCCACCACCCCATCCCCACCTACCCCTCCTACGTGCCAGCAGCCCACGACTacagcagcagcctcttccACCCGGGCAGCTTTCTGGGGGGCCCCGCGTCCAGCTTCACCCCCAAGCCGCGGAGCAAGGCCAGGTCCTGTTCGG AAGGCAGAGAGTGTGTGAACTGCGGAGCCACTGCTACCCCTCTCTGGAGAAGAGACGGCACCGGGCATTACCTGTGTAACGCCTGCGGGCTCTACCACAAAATGAACGGTCAAAACCGACCTCTCATTAAACCCAAGCGAAGGCTG TCAGCggccaggagagcagggactTGTTGTGCCAACTGTCAGACAACCACCACGACCTTATGGCGACGTAATGCAAACGGGGACCCAGTTTGTAATGCCTGTGGACTCTACTATAAATTGCACAAT GTGAACAGGCCTCTGACcatgaaaaaggaaggaattcagacCAGGAATAGGAAAATGTCCAAcaaatcaaagaaaagcaagaaaggcTCTGAGTGTTTTGAGGAACTGTCCAAGTGCATGCAGGAGAAGTCGTCTCCCTTCAGCGCTGCTGCCCTTGCCAGTCACATGGCACCCATGGGGCATTTGCCCCCTTTCAGCCACTCTGGACACATCCTACCAACACCTACCCCCATCCACCCATCTTCCAGCATCTCATTTGGACACCCACACCCATCCAGCATGGTTACAGCCATGGGATAA